One region of Rhodothermales bacterium genomic DNA includes:
- a CDS encoding DUF1641 domain-containing protein, with amino-acid sequence MSESRGIAMLQERINEPETAERLSRLLDRLESVENTLNRVEQAVAQGPALVSSFADIADDVADRAHESGIDIDERVRVSLALVEKLTEPATVAAITGLLERMDKIAELASLLDDLPGFISMMVDAVDEIYQGAEAVGISIDARVRSTFALGEKLTAPATVDALDQVLDADAVGFVGMLGSTLARCQKECLSRDEPYSATAWELIRTSRDPDARRALGFLVTFGKMFGQGMAERHAFLASERQNNGK; translated from the coding sequence ATGTCTGAATCTCGCGGCATCGCGATGTTGCAGGAGCGGATCAACGAGCCGGAAACCGCCGAGCGGCTGAGCCGGCTTCTGGACCGCCTGGAGTCTGTAGAAAACACGTTGAACCGGGTTGAACAGGCCGTCGCCCAGGGTCCCGCACTCGTTAGCTCGTTCGCTGACATCGCCGACGACGTAGCCGATCGGGCCCACGAGTCCGGCATTGACATTGACGAAAGGGTCCGGGTGTCTCTCGCCCTGGTCGAAAAACTCACCGAGCCGGCCACGGTCGCGGCCATCACTGGCCTGCTCGAGCGCATGGACAAGATCGCCGAGTTGGCCTCGCTCCTCGACGACCTGCCCGGGTTCATCTCGATGATGGTGGATGCTGTTGATGAGATCTACCAGGGTGCCGAAGCGGTCGGGATCAGTATCGACGCCCGGGTGCGAAGCACGTTCGCCCTGGGAGAGAAGCTTACCGCCCCCGCCACCGTTGATGCCCTTGACCAGGTTCTTGATGCTGACGCTGTCGGCTTTGTCGGCATGTTGGGAAGCACTCTCGCGCGTTGTCAGAAGGAATGCCTCTCGCGAGATGAGCCCTACAGCGCGACAGCGTGGGAGCTCATCCGAACCTCGCGCGATCCGGACGCCAGGCGCGCTCTCGGTTTCCTTGTGACTTTCGGAAAGATGTTCGGTCAGGGGATGGCCGAGCGACATGCCTTCTTAGCCAGTGAACGACAAAACAACGGAAAGTAG